In Candidatus Promineifilum breve, one genomic interval encodes:
- a CDS encoding InlB B-repeat-containing protein, which yields MKYLRILLFTLTVLMALSATLLSSSAQAITQVDPAGLIPPPTDPEMLDPDKPPLLGGAPYPFPIIIDEGAAPVSPEAPAAPAITVWYGNTQNFGQWGTPQEWINILGNVTGATTLSYTLNNGPEQTLSIGPDGKRLQNAGDFNIELAYTELNDGANTVLIKAGDGATQATQVVTVNYDAGNEWPLPYSTNWTSQPNIQAWAQVVDGQWAVSGGTLNTVTPGYDRLVTFGSMNWTDYEVEVPVTIHSLSPSSQGSGVGMIVRWLGHYSTGDGQPVDGWRRLGALAWARWTSSGNAAFEIRGNGGQDIIEPDDDIVFELGVPYMFKLSVQASTFSGNAATYRFKYWPAGETEPAAWNISATGNPGEPASGSVVLVAHHANVSWGNATVRPIGNTTYSINVQPPANGSITVTPDKETYTYGETVTIRAQGLNGYNLAGWTGSFSGVNNPIVFDITKDITVGATFAAGPPPKLNLSVNGQGEVSAAPQKNNYLNGELVTLTPEPALGFIFAGWSGDLSGADNPAVIVMSSTKNITANFISANADSPISDDFNACALDTGLWTFVNPVGDGTYSVNGTQLLLNVPANVSHNIWTEGNRSVRVMQPTQNVDFEIVTKFESFVTQRYQMQGILVEQDSQNFLRFEVHNDGAGVKLYAARFLGGSPRAVIADVSLAGTPAYLRVTRVGTLWSFSYSNDGETWVAGGSFTFSMTVTKSGVFGANHGTPPLRPAPAHTAIVDYFFNSAAPIVPEDGNTLEGFSLTVNKVGQGTVTISPDKPTYTCGEMVTLTAVPAEGWSFLGWTGDIGGANLTQQLTVSGNHNITATFTPGDAQYRISLPLVIYIK from the coding sequence ATGAAATACCTCAGAATTTTACTGTTCACGCTGACGGTCCTCATGGCGCTGTCGGCGACTCTTTTATCTTCATCGGCCCAGGCGATCACCCAGGTTGACCCGGCAGGTCTTATCCCGCCGCCCACCGACCCGGAGATGCTCGATCCCGACAAGCCGCCGCTGTTGGGCGGCGCTCCCTATCCGTTCCCCATCATCATCGATGAAGGGGCCGCCCCCGTTTCCCCCGAAGCCCCGGCCGCGCCGGCCATCACCGTCTGGTACGGCAACACCCAGAACTTCGGCCAATGGGGCACACCGCAGGAATGGATCAACATCCTGGGCAATGTCACCGGGGCCACCACGTTGTCCTACACGCTGAACAATGGGCCGGAACAAACCCTGTCCATCGGCCCCGACGGCAAACGGTTGCAAAACGCCGGCGACTTCAACATCGAGTTGGCCTATACCGAGCTGAACGACGGGGCCAACACGGTGCTGATCAAGGCCGGCGACGGCGCGACCCAGGCCACCCAGGTGGTGACCGTCAACTACGACGCCGGCAACGAGTGGCCGTTGCCTTATTCGACGAATTGGACTTCACAGCCCAACATCCAGGCCTGGGCGCAGGTCGTTGATGGTCAATGGGCTGTCAGCGGCGGCACGCTCAATACCGTCACCCCCGGCTATGACCGCCTCGTGACGTTCGGCAGCATGAACTGGACCGATTACGAGGTCGAAGTGCCCGTCACCATCCACTCGCTCAGCCCCTCGTCGCAGGGGTCGGGCGTGGGCATGATTGTGCGTTGGCTGGGCCACTACAGCACCGGCGACGGCCAGCCGGTCGACGGCTGGCGGCGTCTCGGCGCGCTGGCCTGGGCCCGCTGGACATCGAGCGGTAACGCCGCCTTCGAGATTCGCGGCAACGGCGGCCAGGACATCATCGAACCAGACGACGACATTGTCTTCGAGCTGGGTGTCCCCTATATGTTCAAACTGAGTGTGCAAGCGTCCACCTTCTCCGGCAACGCGGCCACTTATCGCTTCAAGTATTGGCCGGCCGGCGAAACCGAACCGGCGGCCTGGAATATATCGGCCACGGGCAACCCCGGCGAACCGGCTTCCGGTTCCGTCGTGTTGGTGGCCCATCATGCCAACGTCAGTTGGGGCAATGCCACGGTGCGGCCGATTGGCAACACCACCTACTCCATCAATGTCCAGCCGCCGGCCAACGGCAGCATTACCGTCACCCCCGATAAGGAAACGTATACCTACGGCGAGACGGTCACCATCCGCGCCCAGGGTCTAAACGGCTATAACCTGGCCGGCTGGACGGGCAGCTTCTCCGGCGTCAATAACCCCATCGTTTTCGACATCACCAAGGACATCACCGTGGGGGCCACGTTCGCCGCCGGCCCGCCGCCCAAGCTCAATTTGAGCGTCAACGGCCAGGGCGAGGTAAGCGCCGCGCCGCAGAAGAACAACTATCTCAACGGCGAACTGGTGACGCTGACGCCCGAACCGGCGTTGGGCTTTATCTTTGCCGGGTGGAGCGGCGATCTGTCGGGCGCGGACAACCCGGCGGTCATCGTGATGAGCAGCACCAAGAACATCACCGCCAACTTTATTTCGGCCAACGCCGATTCGCCCATCTCCGACGATTTCAACGCCTGCGCGCTGGATACCGGCCTGTGGACGTTCGTCAACCCGGTGGGCGATGGCACTTACTCCGTCAACGGCACGCAACTGTTGCTCAACGTGCCGGCCAATGTGTCGCATAATATCTGGACCGAGGGCAACCGCTCGGTGCGCGTGATGCAGCCGACCCAGAACGTGGACTTTGAGATCGTTACCAAGTTCGAGTCGTTCGTCACCCAACGCTACCAGATGCAGGGCATCCTGGTCGAGCAGGACAGCCAGAACTTCCTGCGCTTCGAGGTACACAACGATGGAGCGGGCGTCAAGCTCTACGCCGCGCGCTTCCTGGGCGGCTCGCCGCGGGCGGTCATCGCCGACGTGTCGCTGGCCGGCACACCGGCCTATCTGCGCGTCACCCGTGTCGGCACGCTGTGGAGCTTCTCCTACTCCAACGACGGCGAAACGTGGGTTGCCGGCGGCAGCTTTACGTTCTCCATGACCGTCACCAAGTCGGGCGTTTTCGGCGCCAACCACGGCACGCCGCCCCTGCGGCCGGCCCCGGCCCATACGGCCATTGTTGATTACTTCTTCAATAGCGCCGCGCCCATCGTGCCCGAAGACGGCAACACGTTGGAAGGCTTCAGCCTAACGGTCAACAAAGTGGGCCAGGGCACCGTAACCATCAGCCCGGACAAGCCCACCTATACCTGCGGCGAGATGGTCACCCTGACCGCCGTGCCTGCCGAGGGCTGGTCATTTCTCGGTTGGACCGGCGACATCGGTGGCGCCAACCTAACCCAGCAGTTGACCGTCAGCGGCAACCATAACATCACGGCCACCTTCACGCCAGGTGATGCACAGTATCGGATTTCCCTGCCCCTGGTCATCTATATAAAATAG
- a CDS encoding lipopolysaccharide biosynthesis protein: MSNLKLRTARGSIYMTAISFGIRPISMLLAIWLARLLTPADFGLVALAMVVFNAANLFTDLGMRPTVVQTKEDINKVAHYAFVLVMAASIAFTVFSILVAGPIARLLGGSEGLVEVIRWMAVYVAIDGLWIVPESLLRRDLRFKELGLSQLPGELASTIIAIVLALMGFGVWSLVIGNCAGQLLRAALLWWYYRPWIWLRPQKWDRDILRGMFKFGLPSMGNGLLRYSQAQIDTFVIGRRLGAGPVGLYNKALNLTGRLSDMLTTSIFGNVLFPSYAKIQDDRPRLARAYLKSSKMVFLMIVPVSVGLAISAPLLVPVLLGPQWTPMIPIWQIFSLYGLLRPIVSNAAPIFQAVGQPKRNLTSGLVLMAIKLPLILLLVGPYGTIGVAVAVTVATLIGMLFNVFQVNQILPGTATKTFTQSLPFFLAGGFMALGVFLLQEPIIALAGGENLLALTLVVLLAAVIYLVAILIMQWALVLELYELFIKALGFDRRWPRLLPARLREHPQTPK; the protein is encoded by the coding sequence TTGAGTAACCTGAAGCTCAGAACAGCCCGCGGCAGCATCTATATGACCGCCATCTCGTTCGGCATCCGGCCGATCTCCATGCTGCTGGCGATCTGGCTGGCGCGCCTGCTGACACCGGCCGATTTCGGTCTGGTGGCGCTGGCGATGGTCGTCTTCAATGCCGCCAACCTGTTCACCGACCTGGGCATGCGCCCCACGGTGGTGCAGACCAAGGAAGACATCAATAAGGTCGCCCATTACGCCTTTGTATTGGTGATGGCGGCCAGCATTGCCTTCACCGTCTTCTCCATCCTGGTGGCCGGCCCCATTGCCCGCCTGCTGGGCGGCAGCGAAGGGCTGGTCGAGGTTATTCGCTGGATGGCCGTCTACGTCGCCATCGACGGCCTGTGGATCGTCCCCGAATCCCTGTTGCGCCGCGACCTGCGCTTTAAGGAGCTGGGGCTATCACAACTGCCGGGCGAGCTGGCCTCGACGATCATCGCCATCGTCCTGGCCTTGATGGGCTTTGGCGTGTGGAGTCTGGTCATCGGCAATTGCGCCGGTCAACTGTTGCGGGCGGCGCTGTTGTGGTGGTACTACCGGCCGTGGATCTGGCTGCGGCCCCAGAAATGGGATCGCGACATCCTGCGCGGCATGTTCAAGTTTGGCCTGCCCAGCATGGGCAACGGTTTGTTGCGCTATTCCCAGGCCCAGATCGACACCTTCGTCATCGGCCGCCGTTTAGGCGCGGGGCCGGTCGGTCTCTATAACAAGGCGCTTAATCTGACCGGCCGCCTCAGTGATATGCTCACCACGTCGATCTTCGGCAATGTGCTGTTCCCCTCGTATGCCAAGATTCAGGACGACCGGCCGCGGCTGGCGCGGGCCTATCTGAAAAGCAGCAAAATGGTCTTTCTGATGATCGTGCCGGTGTCGGTAGGCTTAGCCATCAGCGCGCCGCTGCTGGTTCCGGTGTTGCTGGGGCCACAATGGACGCCGATGATCCCCATCTGGCAAATCTTCTCCCTCTATGGCCTGCTGCGGCCGATCGTCTCGAACGCCGCGCCCATCTTCCAGGCCGTGGGCCAACCGAAGCGCAATCTGACCTCCGGGCTGGTATTGATGGCGATCAAGCTGCCGCTCATCTTGTTGCTGGTGGGGCCATATGGAACCATTGGCGTGGCCGTGGCCGTCACGGTCGCCACGCTGATCGGCATGTTGTTCAACGTCTTCCAGGTCAACCAGATATTGCCGGGCACCGCTACCAAGACCTTCACCCAGAGCCTGCCGTTCTTTTTGGCCGGCGGGTTTATGGCGCTTGGCGTATTCCTATTGCAAGAGCCGATCATCGCCCTGGCCGGCGGCGAAAATCTGTTGGCGCTGACCCTCGTTGTCCTGCTGGCCGCGGTCATCTATCTCGTCGCCATCCTCATCATGCAGTGGGCGCTGGTGCTGGAACTGTACGAGCTTTTCATTAAAGCCCTGGGCTTCGACCGGCGCTGGCCGCGGCTGTTGCCGGCGCGGCTGCGCGAGCACCCCCAAACGCCCAAGTAA
- a CDS encoding glycosyltransferase family 4 protein produces MKVLYIWFYARSFPDYPKVAAILRARGHEAWVANYDEAGDIAWYRGDERVATVAGPRRAPGGLGRVPGLGALWARLAFVAFMLRLRRFFIRQQADVVHVCPNAARMVWLLPLGRPRRMRFVIDYRQIAQREGGGLLARLKAAFAHGVRSFYCRVLFDRATFLHALGAEKVLGPDWRRWADVVPLAVDDPFLQFAHPARRAGGPVTFLYLGSIARVRKLEQIMAAVERLVAQPGLAPDAFRLDFIGPDTTGGHYHALAGQMGLGDTVRLLPPIAYDRVPETVTAYDVALTIVPESPPDWQYQPTIKGVEYRALGMPVIATDLPPNRELVSHEVNGLLVSNTADSIAAALLRFIADPAFRARCRANAQAMRDGPTWDAAATQYMDIYRRLLAPDGPGEAGLAESAIDLSVDSAR; encoded by the coding sequence ATGAAAGTTCTCTACATCTGGTTCTACGCCCGCAGCTTCCCCGACTACCCCAAGGTGGCGGCCATTCTGCGCGCCCGAGGCCACGAAGCGTGGGTCGCCAACTACGACGAGGCCGGCGACATCGCCTGGTATCGCGGCGACGAACGGGTGGCCACAGTGGCCGGGCCGCGCCGCGCGCCGGGCGGGTTGGGCCGCGTGCCGGGGCTGGGCGCGCTGTGGGCCCGGCTGGCCTTCGTGGCCTTCATGCTGCGGCTGCGGCGCTTCTTCATCCGCCAGCAGGCCGACGTCGTCCACGTCTGCCCCAACGCGGCACGCATGGTCTGGCTGCTGCCCCTGGGCCGGCCGCGACGGATGCGCTTCGTCATCGACTACCGGCAAATAGCCCAGCGCGAGGGGGGCGGGCTGCTGGCTCGCCTGAAAGCCGCCTTCGCCCACGGCGTGCGCTCTTTCTATTGCCGCGTCCTCTTCGACCGGGCCACCTTTCTCCACGCCCTGGGGGCCGAGAAAGTGCTTGGCCCCGACTGGCGGCGCTGGGCCGACGTTGTGCCCCTGGCCGTCGATGACCCCTTCCTGCAATTCGCCCATCCCGCGCGCCGCGCGGGCGGGCCGGTCACCTTTCTCTATCTCGGCTCCATCGCCCGCGTGCGCAAGCTGGAGCAGATTATGGCCGCCGTCGAGCGCCTAGTAGCCCAGCCGGGCCTGGCCCCGGATGCCTTCCGCCTCGATTTTATCGGCCCCGACACGACCGGCGGCCACTACCACGCCCTGGCCGGGCAGATGGGGCTGGGCGACACTGTGCGTCTGCTGCCGCCCATCGCCTACGACCGCGTGCCGGAGACGGTGACCGCCTACGACGTGGCCCTGACCATCGTGCCCGAAAGCCCGCCCGATTGGCAATACCAGCCGACGATCAAGGGCGTCGAGTATCGCGCTCTGGGGATGCCGGTCATCGCCACCGACCTGCCGCCCAACCGCGAACTGGTGAGCCACGAGGTCAACGGCCTGCTGGTGAGCAACACGGCCGACAGCATCGCCGCCGCCCTGCTGCGCTTTATCGCCGATCCCGCCTTCCGGGCGCGCTGCCGGGCCAACGCCCAGGCCATGCGCGACGGGCCGACCTGGGACGCGGCGGCGACGCAATACATGGACATCTACCGGCGGCTCCTGGCCCCCGATGGGCCGGGCGAAGCCGGATTAGCCGAAAGCGCCATCGATTTAAGCGTCGATTCGGCGCGATGA
- a CDS encoding nucleotidyltransferase family protein has product MKVVVLMGGYGTRMRPHAWSRPKPVMAVADNTVIGHILDRTAGDASEVILVVGYRGEQIEAWTRAHYGHLPLRFVYQPEPLGQAHALWLCGDLLDGDLLVLLGDIIIDADFAHIAHPTTDAVFQTMEIDDPRHFGCLTVGPDGFIDHLVEKPQSGDYRLAAAGSYWFRDGRRLWQTLDQTLKSGRQTNGEYFLADAFQIMLARGDRIGVQPINWIVDVGSPGNRLAANRRLLECAAGQGAPSAARPGIAIIPPVYIHPSAIIEASVIGPHATIGRDARVSGAVIAASIIEAGATVVDCVLRDSVIGENATVIGAAQALILGDDSKMKSAAG; this is encoded by the coding sequence ATGAAAGTCGTCGTTCTGATGGGGGGCTACGGCACGCGGATGCGGCCCCACGCCTGGAGCCGGCCCAAGCCGGTGATGGCGGTGGCCGATAATACGGTCATCGGCCACATCCTCGACCGCACCGCCGGGGACGCGAGCGAGGTCATCCTCGTCGTCGGCTACCGGGGCGAGCAGATCGAGGCCTGGACGCGGGCGCACTACGGCCATTTGCCGCTGCGCTTCGTCTACCAGCCCGAACCGCTGGGCCAGGCCCACGCCCTGTGGCTGTGCGGCGACCTGCTGGACGGCGACCTGCTCGTGCTGCTGGGCGACATCATCATCGACGCCGACTTCGCCCATATCGCCCACCCCACGACCGACGCCGTCTTCCAGACGATGGAAATTGACGATCCGCGCCACTTCGGCTGCCTGACGGTCGGCCCGGACGGCTTCATCGACCACCTGGTGGAGAAGCCCCAGAGCGGCGATTACCGTCTGGCGGCGGCGGGCAGCTACTGGTTCCGCGACGGCCGCCGCCTGTGGCAGACGCTCGATCAGACCCTTAAATCCGGCCGGCAGACCAATGGCGAATACTTCCTGGCCGACGCCTTCCAGATCATGCTGGCCCGCGGCGACCGCATCGGCGTCCAGCCCATCAATTGGATCGTCGACGTCGGTTCGCCGGGCAACCGGCTGGCGGCCAACAGGCGACTGCTGGAATGCGCCGCCGGCCAGGGCGCGCCATCCGCAGCGCGTCCCGGCATCGCCATTATTCCCCCGGTCTATATTCATCCGTCGGCGATAATCGAGGCGTCGGTCATCGGCCCCCACGCCACCATCGGCCGCGACGCCCGCGTCAGCGGCGCGGTCATCGCCGCCAGCATCATCGAGGCAGGCGCGACCGTTGTCGATTGCGTCCTGCGCGATTCGGTCATCGGCGAGAACGCCACCGTCATCGGCGCGGCCCAGGCGCTCATTTTGGGCGACGACAGTAAAATGAAGAGCGCCGCCGGCTGA
- the galE gene encoding UDP-glucose 4-epimerase GalE: MKVLVTGGAGYIGSITVERLIAHGASVVVFDNLYQGHEAAVHPDATFVCGDLADRAAIDDTLARHRPDGIMHFASYTLVGESWEKPFMYLRDNIVNGLNLLESAVEHGVRRFILSSTANLFDDPESVPIHETERIVPGSPYGESKNIMERYLYWLDRVYGFRYACLRYFNACGATEQRGEHHDPETHLIPLVLQVALGQRDKITIFGDDYNTPDGTCVRDYIHVHDLAEAHILALGAVDGGSRKYNLGNGRGFSVQEVIDTARQVTGHPIPSVIGPRRPGDPDILIAGSDAIVRDLGWRRQYPDLRQIVEMAWKWHQAHPNGYPY, encoded by the coding sequence ATGAAAGTGCTCGTCACCGGCGGGGCCGGCTACATCGGCAGTATCACCGTTGAACGACTGATCGCCCACGGCGCGTCGGTCGTCGTCTTCGATAATCTCTATCAGGGGCACGAGGCCGCCGTCCATCCCGACGCCACCTTCGTCTGCGGCGATCTGGCCGACCGGGCAGCCATCGATGATACCCTGGCCCGCCACCGCCCCGACGGCATCATGCACTTCGCCTCCTACACCCTGGTCGGCGAGTCGTGGGAAAAGCCGTTCATGTACCTGCGCGATAACATCGTCAACGGCCTGAACCTGCTGGAGAGCGCCGTCGAGCATGGCGTTCGTCGCTTCATCCTCTCCTCCACCGCCAACCTGTTCGACGACCCGGAGAGCGTGCCCATCCATGAGACGGAGCGCATCGTCCCCGGCAGCCCCTATGGCGAATCGAAGAACATCATGGAGCGCTACCTCTACTGGCTGGATCGCGTCTACGGCTTCCGCTACGCCTGCCTGCGCTACTTCAACGCCTGCGGCGCGACCGAGCAGCGCGGCGAGCACCACGACCCGGAGACGCACCTGATCCCACTGGTGCTCCAGGTCGCCCTGGGCCAGCGCGACAAGATCACCATCTTCGGCGACGACTACAACACGCCCGACGGCACCTGCGTGCGCGATTACATCCACGTCCACGACCTGGCCGAGGCCCATATTCTGGCCCTGGGCGCGGTCGATGGCGGCAGCCGCAAGTATAACCTGGGCAACGGCCGCGGCTTCAGCGTCCAGGAAGTCATCGACACCGCCCGCCAGGTGACCGGCCACCCCATCCCGTCTGTGATCGGCCCGCGGCGGCCCGGCGACCCCGACATCCTGATCGCCGGCAGCGACGCCATCGTGCGCGATCTGGGCTGGCGGCGGCAATACCCCGACCTGCGCCAGATCGTCGAGATGGCCTGGAAGTGGCATCAGGCCCATCCCAACGGCTATCCCTACTAG
- a CDS encoding D-glycero-alpha-D-manno-heptose-1,7-bisphosphate 7-phosphatase gives MKHPALFLDRDGVIIENCSNYVRSWADVAIFPQAVAALAAVRDCPYRIVLVTNQSAVGRGLISQATAEAINDRLLAHVRAAGGRIDAVYMCPHGPDDGCDCRKPLPGLLLRAAEELDIDLSRSVMIGDALSDVMAGQAAGARAVLLRTGRGGDQERLPGAADLPPFLVYDTLADALPAVIESP, from the coding sequence ATGAAGCACCCCGCCCTCTTCCTCGACCGCGACGGCGTGATCATCGAGAATTGCAGCAACTACGTGCGCTCGTGGGCCGACGTGGCGATATTCCCGCAGGCTGTGGCCGCGCTGGCTGCCGTGCGCGATTGCCCCTACCGCATCGTGCTGGTCACCAACCAGTCGGCCGTCGGCCGCGGCCTCATCTCCCAGGCCACGGCCGAGGCCATTAACGACCGGCTGCTGGCCCACGTGCGCGCCGCCGGCGGCCGCATCGACGCCGTCTATATGTGCCCCCACGGGCCGGATGACGGCTGCGATTGCCGCAAGCCTTTACCCGGCCTGCTGTTGCGGGCGGCCGAAGAACTGGACATCGACCTGAGCCGCTCGGTGATGATCGGCGACGCGCTGAGCGACGTGATGGCCGGGCAGGCCGCCGGGGCGCGGGCGGTGCTGTTGCGCACCGGACGCGGCGGCGATCAGGAGCGGCTGCCGGGCGCGGCCGACCTGCCCCCCTTCCTCGTCTATGACACGCTGGCCGACGCCCTACCGGCGGTGATAGAATCGCCGTAA
- a CDS encoding D-sedoheptulose-7-phosphate isomerase yields MLQVIDFDKTASVEWYFDEMKAVFDRIDRAPIHAAIDALHAARMDGKQIFIMGNGGSASTASHMVCDLAKNTRHADWPHYKVIGLADNMAIFSAYGNDDGYDNVFRLQLANLLNPGDVVVAISTSGNSPNVLRAVELANERGATVIGMTGFGAGKLGPLVDIHLHVPSDCIEQVEDIHLMLEHLITKALREMTR; encoded by the coding sequence ATGTTACAAGTAATCGATTTCGACAAGACAGCCAGTGTTGAATGGTACTTCGACGAGATGAAGGCCGTATTCGACCGCATCGACCGCGCGCCCATCCATGCCGCCATCGACGCCCTGCACGCGGCGCGCATGGACGGCAAGCAAATCTTCATCATGGGCAACGGCGGCAGCGCCTCGACCGCCAGCCACATGGTTTGCGACCTGGCCAAGAACACGCGCCACGCCGACTGGCCCCATTACAAGGTCATCGGCCTGGCCGACAACATGGCGATCTTCTCGGCCTATGGCAACGATGACGGCTACGACAACGTCTTCCGCCTGCAACTGGCGAACCTGCTCAACCCCGGCGACGTGGTGGTCGCCATCTCCACCAGCGGCAACTCGCCCAACGTGCTGCGCGCCGTGGAACTGGCCAACGAGCGCGGGGCCACGGTCATCGGCATGACCGGCTTCGGCGCGGGCAAGCTGGGGCCGCTGGTCGATATCCATCTCCACGTGCCCAGCGATTGTATCGAGCAGGTGGAGGACATCCACCTGATGCTGGAGCACCTGATCACCAAAGCCCTGCGCGAGATGACGCGCTGA
- a CDS encoding GHMP family kinase ATP-binding protein yields the protein MIIVQAPLRTSLFGGGTDFPGYYLEHGGCVLSSAIDKYIFVTIKRRFDKKLRVGWTHTELVDSVDELHHELIREAFRLTGIDHGVEITTMGDIPSEGSGLGSSSTVTVGALHAMYTMQRELVVAERLAAEACHIEIDVLGKPIGIQDQYIAAYGGLRFMEFMPGNGEVRSTRIELDPATKRQLNHNLLLFYTGVTRKADSILAEQQSNIRSRESVLEEMKHVARVACDKLQQGDMDAIGDLLHDSWLLKKQLASKISNSEVDDLYELARRAGATGGKIAGAGGGGFLLLYCPPGRQEHLRRELHMLQELPFNLGQDGSKVIFDYQR from the coding sequence ATGATCATCGTACAAGCCCCGCTGCGAACCAGCCTGTTCGGCGGCGGGACGGATTTTCCGGGCTACTATCTGGAACACGGCGGCTGTGTGCTGAGTTCGGCCATCGACAAATACATCTTCGTCACCATCAAGCGCCGCTTCGACAAGAAGCTGCGCGTCGGTTGGACCCACACCGAACTGGTCGACTCGGTCGATGAGCTGCACCACGAGTTGATCCGCGAGGCCTTCCGGCTGACGGGCATCGACCACGGCGTGGAGATCACCACCATGGGCGACATCCCCTCCGAAGGCTCCGGTCTGGGGTCGTCGAGCACGGTCACTGTCGGCGCGCTCCATGCCATGTACACCATGCAGCGCGAACTGGTCGTGGCCGAGCGGCTGGCCGCCGAGGCGTGCCACATCGAGATCGACGTATTGGGCAAGCCCATCGGCATCCAGGATCAATACATCGCCGCCTATGGAGGGCTGCGCTTCATGGAGTTCATGCCCGGCAACGGCGAGGTGCGCAGCACGCGCATCGAGCTGGACCCGGCCACCAAGCGGCAGTTGAACCACAACCTGCTGCTGTTCTACACCGGCGTGACGCGCAAGGCCGATTCGATTCTGGCCGAGCAGCAATCGAACATCCGCTCGCGCGAGTCGGTGCTGGAAGAGATGAAGCACGTGGCCCGCGTCGCCTGCGATAAGCTCCAGCAGGGGGACATGGATGCCATCGGCGACCTGCTGCACGACAGTTGGCTGCTGAAGAAACAATTAGCCAGCAAGATCAGCAACAGCGAAGTGGACGACCTGTACGAACTGGCCCGCCGGGCCGGGGCCACGGGCGGCAAGATCGCCGGGGCCGGCGGCGGCGGCTTTCTGCTGCTCTATTGCCCGCCCGGCCGGCAGGAACATTTGCGCCGCGAACTGCACATGCTCCAGGAGTTGCCCTTCAATCTGGGCCAGGACGGCAGCAAGGTAATTTTCGACTATCAACGATAG
- a CDS encoding glycosyltransferase family 2 protein yields MTTTTPRVTIGLPIYNGQNYLAETMDSLLAQTFRDFELVISDNASTDGTEAICRDYAARDPRVRYHRNEVNVGASANYNRTFELGRGQYFKWAAHDDLLAPTFLERCVAALDRDPAVVLAYTQAKAIDDKGQVVKVYPGKHHFNAPTPRERFYEFVLDPHPVVAVFGLMRREALARTRLIGQYAGSDRPLLSEMSLLGKFHEVPEHLFFYRFHEEQSWGGNKSAQAQQAWYDPRRAGKVTFPQWRLLREHVRSIERSPVGLKDRASCYLYMGYWMLKNRRRLGRNLLLRDA; encoded by the coding sequence ATGACCACCACCACCCCGCGCGTCACCATCGGCTTGCCGATCTATAACGGCCAAAACTACCTGGCCGAAACGATGGATTCCCTGCTGGCTCAGACCTTCCGCGATTTCGAGCTGGTCATCTCCGACAACGCCTCGACCGACGGAACGGAGGCCATCTGCCGCGACTACGCCGCCCGCGACCCGCGCGTGCGCTACCACCGCAACGAGGTCAACGTCGGCGCGTCGGCCAACTACAACCGCACCTTCGAGTTGGGGCGCGGCCAATACTTCAAGTGGGCCGCCCATGACGACCTGCTGGCTCCCACCTTTCTGGAGCGTTGCGTCGCAGCCCTGGATCGCGACCCGGCCGTGGTGCTGGCCTATACTCAGGCCAAGGCCATCGATGACAAGGGGCAGGTGGTCAAGGTCTATCCCGGCAAGCACCATTTCAATGCGCCCACGCCGCGCGAACGCTTCTATGAGTTTGTGCTCGACCCCCACCCGGTGGTGGCCGTGTTTGGCCTGATGCGCCGCGAGGCGCTGGCCCGCACCCGGCTCATCGGCCAATATGCCGGCTCGGATCGGCCGCTGCTGAGCGAGATGAGCCTGCTGGGCAAGTTCCACGAAGTGCCGGAACACCTGTTTTTCTACCGCTTCCACGAGGAACAGTCGTGGGGCGGCAACAAATCGGCCCAGGCGCAACAGGCGTGGTATGACCCGCGCCGCGCCGGCAAGGTCACCTTCCCCCAATGGCGTCTGCTGCGCGAGCACGTCCGCTCCATCGAGCGCTCGCCCGTCGGCCTGAAGGATCGCGCCTCCTGCTATCTCTACATGGGCTACTGGATGCTCAAGAACCGGCGGCGGCTGGGGCGCAATCTGCTGTTGCGGGATGCCTAA